Within the Porphyromonadaceae bacterium W3.11 genome, the region TTTACTAGTGACGACAAATTTAAGCCAATCACGCTTTGGGGATTGACTGTTTGAAGTATTCACAGTGACAGTATCTCCATTCTGCAATATGTGGCGAATGGAGACATTTTTACCATCCACAATAGCGGATACCGTCTTGGCTCCTACTTTGCTATGGATAGCGAATGCAAAATCTAGAACAGACGCTCCCTTGGGTAACTTGATCAAATCCCCCTTGGGAGTAAAGACGTAAATCTCTTCATCGTAAAGATTAAGTTTGAAGTCCTTTATGACATCTTCTTTCTGATCGTGATGTTGCTCTAAAGCTGTCCGAACACTCGTCATGAAGTCATCCAGAGCAGCTTCACTTTTGACCCCCTTATATTTCCAGTGAGCGGCCAATCCTCTTTCCGCTATTTCATCCATTCTTTGGGTCCTGATCTGGACTTCCACCCACCTATTATCAGGCCCCATAACTGTAATGTGCAAGCTCTCATATCCATTGCTCTTAGGAACTGAGATCCAATCTTTTAGACGTTTAGGATTAGGCTGATACATATCGGTAATAACTGAATAGGCACGCCAGCACTGACTCCTCTCTTCCTCTGCTGGTGCATCTATCACAATACGGATAGCAAAGAGGTCATAGATCGCCTCAAACTCTATATTTTGTTTCTTGAGCTTATTACGAATAGATGAAATAGACTTGGTCCGACCCTTTATCTCAAAGGTTAGGCCAACCTCTTCTAACTGCTTCTTGATGGGTTCTATAAACTTAGCAATATAAGCATCTCTTTTTACTTTTGTCTCACTTAGTTTATTTTTTATGTAATTAAAGGTCTCTCTGTCCGTGTACTTTAGAGCCAAGTCATCCATCTCGCTCATGATATTGTATAACCCAAGACGATGAGCAAGGGGACCATAGAGAAAGGAAGCCTCAGCAGAAAGCTTAAACTGCTCATCCTCTGTTAAAAACGTGCCTGCCAAACGTAGTTGGGTAAGCCTCTGAGCAATAAGGATCAGGATAACACGAACATCTTCAGCAAAGCTTAATAAGAAGGGACTGAAATTATCGCTATTGACAACTAAGTTCTTATCATACAGCTCCGAAACCTTCAATAACAATCCGACCAACCTAGCCGTATCTTCGCCAAACTCCCTTGACACCTCGTCAATGGAGTAGTCACCCTCTTGGACTGGATACAGAACCAACACAGCACTAACACTAGAGCCAGACAATCCGACCTCATCACAGACGGCAATCGCCGTAAGAAGTGAACGTACAGCATAATTCATTCCGTGGCTGTCACAATAAAGCACTGAACTATTAGTAAGAATTTGCTTCAGGCGACCTAGTTCTACTTGGTCTAGACCGTGCTTGCAATTTAATAGTTCTTCGAAAAGTTTTACTGGATCATCTGTATTTTTTAACTTCCTAAAAGCTCTTGTTCCCATACTAATTCATTTATTACATTGCGAATGTAATGATTTTCAGTATATTTTTCGTGATTATTCCATTTATTTATATAACTTTGTTGTGATTTAAAAGTGTTTGAGCATTTTTTAAAGTCTCACACGACAAGCGAACTATTTATCAATAAGAATAAAGAAAAAGAACATTATGAAGAAAATTGTATTATTTGCTTCCATCTTAGCCATAGCATTGGCAGGATGTAAGGGAAGTAAAGAAGAATTTAAATTAACAGCAACAAACCTTCCTGCTGAGTTAGAGGGTCAATATGCTTACATCTACGACGATGCAAGAGAGGTAGTGGACTCTGTGATGATTACTAACGGAACTGTTAGTTACACTGACGAGGTAGCCCTTGACAAGGCATATACAATGACCATTGGCGGACAACCTATCACTTTCGTTAAGGAAAATGGTGAGTTTAAGTTTGACATGGTAACAGAAGAAGAGGGTGCTACTCCTACTCTAAAATGCGTTAGCTCACCAGAGAATAGCCTTTACGGTAAGGTGGTTGCGATGCAAGATGAGCTAAAGGAATCATTAGACCCTATCTACAATCGTTACCAAAATGTCGTTTCTGAAATCAAGGAAAACCCAGAACTTGAAAATGAGAAGATTGCTGAAATTGAAGCTATCCAAAACGAATATGTAACTAAGGCTAACGAAATTGCAAAGCGTTATTTCGAAGAAAACAAGGACAACTTCGTGGGGCTACAAGCTTTCCGTCAAATCCAATTCGAATCTAATGCTGAGATGATGGCAGCTTATGAATCAGCAGGTGACCTTATCAAAAATAATGCTCCTATCAAAGAGCAATACGAAAAGGCTATCTCAGCTGAAAAGACAAAAGTCGGTGCATCATTCGTTGACTTTGACATGGTAAATGGTGAGGGTGAAACAGTAGCTCTAAGTAGCTTCCGTGAAGAGGGTAAGTACCTTCTTGTAGACTTCTTTGCTTCTTGGTGTGGTCCTTGCAAGGCTTCAATGCCTACTCTTAAAGAACTTGATAAGAACTTCTCTTCTAAGGGTCTAGTAACTGTAAGTATCGCAACATGGGATAAGGTAGCAGACTACACTAAGGCAGTGGAAGAGCACGGTATCACATGGGCAAACATCATCGATACAGAAAGCACTGGTGCTACTGTTTATGGCGTAGCTGGTGTTCCTACTTTCATCCTATTCTCTCCAGAAGGTGAGATCCTAGTACGTACTCACGACGTTAACGATGTCAAGAGCAAGTTGGAAGAACTAACATCTCTATAATCTATAGATTAGATTTATAACAGATCAAAAAAAATAGAGGGCTTACCGATAACGGTAAGCCCTCTATTTTCATATCTAAGTCTAAACTTAGATTAACTTCTCATATCCATAGCATGCGATGTCACCAAGCTCCTCTTCAATACGAATCAATTGATTGTACTTAGCCATACGATCTGAACGGCTCATAGATCCAGTCTTGATCTGACCTGAATTGGTAGCCACAGCAATATCAGCAATAGTGGTATCCTCTGTCTCACCTGAACGGTGGCTAGTGATAGTAGTGAATCCATGACGCTGAGCCATCTCAATAGCATCTAGAGTTTCAGTAAGTGTACCGATCTGATTGACTTTAATCAAGATAGAATTGGCACTCTTCTGTACAATACCTTTTCTCAAGAACTCTACATTAGTAACGAATAGGTCATCACCTACTAATTGGCACTTATCACCAATAGCTTCAGTAAGCATTCTCCAACCGTCCCAATCGTCCTCAGACATTCCATCCTCAATAGAATCAATAGGGAACTTATTGATCAACTCTGTTAGGTAAGCGACTTGCTCTTCACGATTACGCTTAGCACCAGTCTCTCCCTCAAACTTAGTATAATCATATGTACCATCAGAATAGAACTCACTTGCTGCACAGTCTAGAGCGATAGTAACTTGCTCTCCTGCTTTGTATCCAGCACGCTTAATAGCCTCTAAGATACAATTAAGAGCATCTTCTGTACCATCTAAAGAAGGAGCAAAACCACCTTCGTCACCAACGGCTGTTGTTAAGTTCCTATCATGTAGTACACTCTTAAGTTCGTGGAAAATCTCAGCCCCCATCTGAATAGCTTGGCGTATATTCTTAGCTCCAATAGGACGAACCATAAACTCTTGGAATGCAATAGGTGCATCAGAGTGAGAGCCACCGTTGATGATATTCATCATTGGGACTGGCAATACACGTGCATTTGTACCACCGATATAACGATAAAGAGGCATCCCAAGTGCATCTGCAGCAGCCTTAGCCACAGCCAATGAGACCCCAAGCATAGCATTAGCTCCTAAATTGCTCTTAGTCTTTGTTCCGTCCATATCAAGCATTAATTGATCGATACGACGTTGATTACTGGCATCCTCGCCTAAAAGAGCCGGAGCAATCACAGTATTGATATTCTCAACAGCCTTGAGAACACCTTTACCACCAAAGCGACCTTTGTCTCCATCTCGGAGTTCAAGCGCTTCATTTACACCTGTAGAGGCTCCACTTGGAACAGCTGCTCTACCAAAAGCACCACATGCGAGTGCTACATCCACTTCTACTGTTGGATTTCCTCGTGAGTCAATAATCTCACGACCTTGAATACTAATAATTTCCATAATAATTCCTAACCTCGATTTACATAAAAAAATCTTTCTTACTTGATAGACAAAGATACAAATTATTTGATGAAATATTTCTTCTTTTAAGATTCCTTTACCTACCTATAGGATATAAACGATTGAGTAGAAATAGGATCACGACCCTATTTCTACTCAATAACCTTTATCTATATACGATCATAATGACTTAAAATCGTAGTCGTACACAAACTGAGCTGCGGCATCAATCAATGTATACATCACTACATCATCCTCAACCTTTGGTACTACAGTACGGAAGTCCTTATATAACTTCTGCAATGATGCAGAGGTCAATTCTTCACCTCCACGTAGTGCCAATGCTTGAGCACCATTCATCAACTCGATACCAAGAATAGCAAATAAGTTATCCAGAAGAGGTAATAACTTAGTGGCGGCATTAGCACCCATTGACACATGGTCTTCTTGGCCATTAGAGCTCACTATACTGTCACTAGCAGCCGAGAAGCAATACATTTTATTACGGCTAACCATAGCAGCTGCAGCATATTGAGGGATCATGAAACCACTATTCAAGCCTGGGCGAGCCACCAAAAACTCTGGCAGGTCATGAAGGCCAAGAATTAGCTGTGCTGTACGACGCTCTGAGATATTCCCAATCTCAGCCATCGCTATAGCTAAGAAGTCATACACAAGTGCTAGAGGCTGCCCGTGGAAGTTTCCACCACTGACGATAACATCCTCCTCAGGGAAGATCGTTGGATTATCAGTAACAGAGTTAATTTCACGCTCTACTACAGAGCTTACATACTTCCAGCTATCATAGCTCGCACCAATAACTTGAGGTATGCAACGGAATGAATAAGGATCCTGTACCTGTGACTTTTCTTTTTCCTGTAGTTTGCTACCCTTCAATAGATCACGCATCACTTCAGAGACTACCTGCTGTCCCTCGTGAGGACGAACTTCATGAAGTCGATGATAGAATGGTGCAGAAAGACCATCAAATGACTCTAATGAGATGGCTGCTACACCCAGAGCAGCACGCATCGCACGTCGTCCTAAAATGAGAGCATACACGCCATGAGCACTCATAAACTGAGTACCATTCAATAGTGCTAGTCCTTCTTTGCTCTTAAGCGTAACAGTCTCTAGGCCTGCATTACGGTAGGCATCAGATGACTTCATTCTCTCACCATGATAAATCACCTCACCCTCTCCTATCAGTGGTAAGAAAAGATTTGCCAATGGAGCAAGGTCGCCAGAAGCACCAAGGGAACCCTTATCAAAAACGACTGGAAGAATGTCATTATTGAGCATATCTACAATACGCTCAACGGTACAAACCTGTACCCCGCTATGTCCTAAGGATAGAGCATGTGCCTTAAGGATCAACATCAGCTTAACAACTGGCTCTGGGACAAGCTCTCCATAGCTACAAGCATGGCTCTTAACTAAGTTCTCCTGAAGAGTCGTTAGATCCTCCATAGAAATACTTATATTACAAAGGGAGCCAAAACCAGTAGTAATACCATATAGTGGATGGTCTGTACGTTCCACTTTTTCATCGAGATAATTACGACACTTCTCAATGCGAGCAACAGCTTCTGGAGCTAACTCATACTTTACATTCTGAGTAGCTAAAAGTTTTTCGAGTTCATCAATCCGCAGATCCTCTTTGCCAATAACAAAAGTCATCGGCCCCTCTATGGTTCGTTTAATGTTAGTAACTTTCATATCCTTAGAGTTGCTTATAAGTGTGTGAAAGTATTTTCTTCTCAGCCTCCTCAACAGCTTTCTCTAATTCATCACATGTATCAGCATATTGCTTAACAAATGCTTCGTCCTTAATACCACCAAGATTGATTCTAACATTCAATAGTGCACCAAGAACAGCCAAACGACAACTCATCATTGCGATACATCCATCAGTGATAGCATTTTGATTTCCCTTCATCACGACAGTCTCAATAAGGGGAATCAGCTCGAAAGCTACCTTAGCTACCTCCATTGGTACTGCAGCTGCAGTCTTAGTAGCCTCCTGAATAGCTTCAGAACGTGTACCTTTTTCCCAGTCTGTTTCTTTAGGCAACTTATATGCTTCAGAGACTCTAGCATATGCTTCACTATCCCTATCAATTCCAGCTACTAGCTCTGCACGAATGGCATCAACCTTATCGACTAAAGCCCTCATTTCAGCATCTACCTCAGCATATTTCTTCCTCCCTATTGTCAGTCCTGCCACCATCTGTGTAAGTGCAGCACTGATACCTCCGACTAATGCTGAAACGCTACCCCCACCTGGCACTGGTTCAGAACCAGCGGTAACATCCATGAACTCCTCTACTGTATGATCCTTTAGAAGGATGTTTTCTTTATCTTCTACCATTTTACTGATCTATTTTATCTAATTATTATTTACTTAAACTTATATGGGATACCTGCTTTGATAGTAGTATCTACTAGATTCATCCCAAAGTGATAACTCAAAAACTTATATGAAGGATACTTCAAAATGACAGCATCCCCTACCTTACCGACCTCTAGACTACCAATCTCTGATGCCCTATTAATAGCTTTTGCAGCATTGATAGTCATCGCCGCAATCGTTTCTTCTACAGTCATCTTCATATAAATGGTAGAAAGTGCAATCAATAAAGGTACAGATGCACTAAAGCAACTACCGGGATTAAGGTCTGAAGCCACAGCGACACAGCATCCCGCGTCTATCATCGCTCTAGCAGGTGCGTAATCATCCATCAAGGAGAAGGCAGTCAATGGAAGGCAAGTAGCAACGGTCTCACTATTCGCCAATGCGTTGATCCCCTCTTCAGAAATCTTCAGAAGGTGGTCAGCTGACAAACAACCCAGCTCTGCAGCCAATTGAGCACCACCTATCGGTACAATCTCATCAGCATGCATCTTCACCTTGAAGCCCATCTCTGTAGCAGCCTTAAGCAGTTTACGAGTATCCTCATGCTCAAAGACATTTTTCTCTGTAAAGATATCGACACATTCAGCTAAATCACGCTCCTTAACCAAAGGGAGCATCTCACGAATGATGAAGTCTATATACTCTGATGGACGTCCAGCATACTCCAGAGGAGTATCATGAGCTCCCATATAAGTACTTGACAGAGATATAGGATGGCGTTTATTCAGCTCCTGAGTCACTTCCAACTGACGAATCTCAGTATCATGATCCATACCATAGCCACTCTTTGCTTCTACCGTGGTAACACCCATACTAAGCATAGCATCAAGGTGACGAAGTGCACTATTAGTCAGTTCTTCCTTAGAGCCTCCGCGTGTCGCCTTAGTAGTGCTCGCTATACCACCACCACGCTCCATGATGCTCATATAGCTCTCACCAGCCAATCTCCACTGAAACTCATCTTCACGGAACCCACCAAAAACGAGATGGGTATGACTATCCACAAAGCCTGGAATAACACAGCCTCCTTTAGCGTCTATACGCTCCTCTCCTGTAGAAATTGCAGGGGCACCTTCTTCTGGACCTGCATATGTAACAAGCCCTTCTTGAATAACAAGCACAGCTGGTCCTTCGACTATGCCGATGTTTCCCATTTCAGAAGCTCCACGACGGGGCGAGCCGGCCATCGTGACCAGCTGCCCTATATTGTGGATATAGACATTGCCTACATTTTTATCTCTAAGGCTCTTCATATCAAGCTCCAGCCTTAGCTATTTTGTACTCAAGTACTTGTTGGATACTAAAGTTTTCAAGACGTAGATAATAAGTAATTAAGCTTACTACTTGCTCTAGTGGCATGTCATCCTCTAGCTCCTCCTGACCTAGATAGTATGCAAGTGACTCTTCTAGAGCAGCCTTAGGTACTAGACCGATAATCTCTGCACCTACGATCTCTGCATCATAACGCTCAGCCTCCATTCGTACCATCTCATGAGCACGATAAACCGCAGTTTTAGTAAAGTCTGTAAGGTTCATAGACACCTGAGATTGATGACGTTCAGTAAGATCTACACCCATACCCTTCACAAAACGAAGACCGCCGCCGATGTGACGAACACGCTTAGCAATAGCTGTAGCGACCTCTACGTTAGGGGTATCAAGGTTAACATTATAAGCCACTAGAGGCATACGACCACCAACAGCTACGGTACCAGCAGTAGCATGACGCTCTGCCTTACCATAGTCAGGAGCCCATTCAGGTTCTTTGATCTTCTCAGCCATTCCTTCGAATTCACCCTTACGGATCTTAGCAAGGTTTTGGCGATGAGGAGCAGTAGCTGAATCCTCGTAAAGGAATACAGGGACGCCTATTTCTTCACCAATGATGCGACCAACTTCCTTTGAAAGTTCTACAGCATCTTCCTTGGTTACATTCTTGATAGGAATAAATGGAATGACGTCAACGGCACCCATACGTGGGTGCTGACCTTGGTGTTTGGTTAGGTCAATCTTATCCACAGCGACACGTACAGCTTCTAGCACAGCTTCCTTAAGAGGTTCTGGCTCGCCTACTAGAGTAACCACCATACGATTGTGATCCTCATCATTAGAGTAATCCAGAAGGATTACATTCTCTTTATTTCTCAGAGGAGCTAAAATCGCCTCCATCACTTCCTTGTTACGTCCTTCACTAAAGTTAGGGACGCACTCCATAATCTTATTCATATTATTTTCTGGTATATGTTGTTATTAAATATCTATTCTATTACTTTACTAAGTCATCAATCAATTCATCCTTAACTAGGAATGGAATTGTGATATGGTATCCCTCACTATGGGATTGATTAAAGTCCTTCGAGGTCTCCATCGCATTCTGATTGCGAGCCCAAGATCTACGAGCGACACCGCCCATAACGTCCCACAGCATTGAAGAGCGTAAGATACGATCCACTCTCTCAGAACCATCACAGACCATACCAAAACCACCATTGATAGCTTTACCGATACCAACACCGCCACCATTGTGGAGTGCCACTAGGCTCATACCTCTCGCACAGTTTCCAGCGAAGCACTGCACGGCCATATCTGCCATAACGTTAGAGCCATCCTTGATGTTAGAGGTTTCACGGAATGGGGAGTCTGTACCACTCACATCGTGATGGTCACGACCTAACATAATAGGACCAACCTCTCCATTACGAACCATTTCATTGAATTTGAGTGCGATGTTCATTCTACCCAAAGCATCCTGATATAGAATACGAGCTTGAGTACCCACCACTAATTGATTCTTCTCGGCATCACGGATCCACACATAATTATCACGATCCTGTGCACGTCTATCTGGATCAATGCACTCCATAGCAGCATGGTCGGTCTTGATTAGATCCTCATGCTTACCACTTAGGCAAACCCAACGGAATGGACCATAACCGTAATCAAATAGCTCTGGACCCATAATATCCTCTACATAGCTAGGCCAGATAAATCCATCCTTATCATCATAGCCATTCTTGGAGATCTCATTAACCCCAGCATCGAAGACAGACTTCATAAAGGCATTACCATAATCAAAGAAGTATGTCCCCTTAGCTACGAGCTTCTTAATCACTTCATAGTGACGACGAAGTCCCTTATTAACCTCCTCTTCGAACTTCTTACGATCTTCCTTCAGCAAGCGGGTACGCTCATCGAAGCTCAGAGATACTGGACAATAACCTCCTTCATAAACAGCATGACAGCTAGTTTGGTCTGAAAGTAACTCGATATGGATATCATGCTCAACAGCGTATTCCAATAGATCCACTATGTTACCGAGGTATGCGATAGAGGTTGGCTTCTTACTTTCCAACCCTTTCTTAGCCATCTCAAAAGCTTCATCAAGTGAGCGAGCAATATGCTTAACCCAACCCTGATTATATCTAGTCATGATACGAGACTCATCCACCTCAGCAATGATAGATGTCGCACCTGCGATATCTGCAGCTTTAGGTTGAGCTCCACTCATACCACCTAATCCAGATGAAACGAATAACTTACCGGCAAGGTTGCCATCAGCACCAATACCTAGACGTTGGCGACCAGCATTCAAGAGGGTATTATAAGTACCATGAACGATACCTTGTGGTCCAATATACATCCAACCACCAGCAGTCATCTGGCCGTAGTTGGCGACACCCATCTGTGCAGCCACTTCCCAGTCATGAATATTATCATAAAGCCCCACCATCATGGAGTTAGTAATGATTACTCTAGGTGCTTCTGGTTTACTTTCAAAAAGCCCAAGCGGGTGACCACTCTCTAAGACTAAAGTCTGATGGTCAGTCATCTCTTCAAGGTACTTCTTGACTACTCTGTACTGCATCCAGTTTTGGAAAACCTGCCCTGTCTCACCATAAGTCACCAATTCATAAGGGTATAGTGCTACATCGAAGCAAAGGTTATTATCAATCATTACCTGAAAAGCCTTCGCCTCTATACACTTACCTTTGTATTCATCAATAGTTTTAGCATTAAGATTACCTTCAGGACGATAACGATAGCCATAGATTTTACCACGAGTACGTAGCTCCTCTAAAAATTCAGGGGCTAGCTTTTCATGCAGCTCCTCAGGGATATAACGGAGTGCGTTACGCAATGCGGTTTTAGTTTGCTCAACAGTCAGGCGATAACCTCTATCTGGAGCTCTACGGATACCTTCTTCAAACTTTGGATAGTCTGGTAACTTACTATCCAATACAAATTTACTATTACTCATTTCAAAAAACATTCTCACCCCTCACTTGTGTTCATAGCTTAGGGTATTATTCTCATTAAATTTTTTACTGCTTTTATACACGGTACTTAGCATCCTCATCATCCTTAAGGATACTCAGATAGCTCTTATACCGGCTCTCGGCTACTTCCCCAGCTTTGACTGCCAACTGCACTGCACATTTAGGTTCATGTACATGCGTACAATTATTAAAGTAGCAATCTTTTGAGTGCTTAAATATCTCAGGGAAATAGTGTCCCACCTCCTCCTTAGCGAACTCTATCAATCCAAAACCCTTGATGCCAGGAGTGTCTATCAAGAAGGCATTATCATCAGCATCACCGAAAGGAATCATCTCAGAGAAGGTCGTCGTATGGACACCTACATTATGTGCTTCAGAAATTGCTTGGGTTCTCAAACAAGCATCAGGCACGAGGGCATTAATAAATGTGGATTTACCGACACCTGAATGCCCAGAGATCAAAGAGATACCATGAGAGATATATTCCTTGACCTCCTCTATTCCGTCGCCTTCTTGAGCGGAAACTTTAAAGCATCGATAGCCAATCGACTCATAGAGATCTATCAGTTTATTCAGGAGTCTGTGCTCCCTATAATCATACCTATCTATCTTATTAAACACGAGAGCTGCCTCAACGCGGTATGCCTGGGCAGTTGCAAGATAACGATCAATAAAGGTTGTTGACGTCACGGGATAGTTAACGGTAACGACCAAAAGCGTCCTATCCAAGTTGGCACCTAGGATATGAGCTTGTTTTGAAAGATTTGATGAACGACGAATGATATAATTTCGTCGAGGTTGAATTTGGGTAATCCAGCCTACAGGTTCTGGGGAATTTTCACTAGGCATCTCAAATGTCACCCAGTCGCCTACAGCCACTGGGTTTGTAGTCCTGATACCATTCAGTTTAAAATTCCCCTTCAATTTACACGAGAAAAAGTCCTTCCCCACCTTAACGAGGTAGAGACTTCCTGTGTTTTGTACGACAAGCCCCGTTTGGTCATTCATTATTCAGAAGCATCATACATCTAAAAAAAATATACTCAACCCTTAATAGTAGCCTAAATGCTCTTAATAATAACGAGCATCAATTAAGCTTACTACACGGTCATGATCTCCTTCTCCTTGTTCATGAATATTTCATCCAACTTCTTGACATATTCATCATGAAGTTTCTGAACATCACCTTCTGCTCCTTTAGCTGCATCCTCAGGCAGACCATCTTTGACACTCTTCTTAAGTGCATCATTAGCATCACGACGAGCATTACGGATACTGATCTTAGCCGTCTCGGCTTCACTCTTCACTATCTTCACAAGCTCCTTACGACGATCCTCTGTTAGCGGTGGGATACCTATACGGATTAATTCTCCATTATTTTCTGGCATAATGCCTAGGTCAGAGTCTATGATGGCCTTCTCGATATCCTTGATGATACTCTTTTCCCAAGGAGTAACGATAATTGTTTTGGCATCTGGTACAGTAACATTGGCCACGTTACTCAATGGGGTCATATTTCCATAATACATGACCTTTATATCATCGAGCAACTTAGGATTAGCCTTACCAGCTCTTACTTTTGATAGCTTCTCATCAAGAAAACTAATAGTTTCTTTCATTGAGCTCTTTGTCTCTTTTAATATCGTAGCTACATCTTTCATAATAGATTTCCTTCAAATTGATTTTTATGTACATACACATACAAAGATATTCATTTCTTTGCCAATTCACAACCCGAAAGCACAACAATTTCAGGGGCTCATTTCAGAATAATCACGGGGTTGTGGCTTTTGAACATTCAATACTCATGAAGGGCTTGGGTTTAGTCCTTTAAAGGAGTAAACAAAGCGAAACACGGTGTTTCCAAAACCTCTTTCGGGGGTTAAGAGCACCACTAGCTAACATGACTTTTAATAAGCT harbors:
- a CDS encoding TGS domain-containing protein, giving the protein MGTRAFRKLKNTDDPVKLFEELLNCKHGLDQVELGRLKQILTNSSVLYCDSHGMNYAVRSLLTAIAVCDEVGLSGSSVSAVLVLYPVQEGDYSIDEVSREFGEDTARLVGLLLKVSELYDKNLVVNSDNFSPFLLSFAEDVRVILILIAQRLTQLRLAGTFLTEDEQFKLSAEASFLYGPLAHRLGLYNIMSEMDDLALKYTDRETFNYIKNKLSETKVKRDAYIAKFIEPIKKQLEEVGLTFEIKGRTKSISSIRNKLKKQNIEFEAIYDLFAIRIVIDAPAEEERSQCWRAYSVITDMYQPNPKRLKDWISVPKSNGYESLHITVMGPDNRWVEVQIRTQRMDEIAERGLAAHWKYKGVKSEAALDDFMTSVRTALEQHHDQKEDVIKDFKLNLYDEEIYVFTPKGDLIKLPKGASVLDFAFAIHSKVGAKTVSAIVDGKNVSIRHILQNGDTVTVNTSNSQSPKRDWLKFVVTSKARAKIKQDLRAESDRVVELAKEELQRRLRNRKLELDDALLTKLYKKRGYKAATSFYEAIGNEKIDLNAFLDEYKQELDQKDSECMVKHSAESFVTTTEHQELAQEEDVLIIDEKMTGIDFQRAKCCNPIYGDKVFAFASQNGLKLHRMDCPNAPDLFMRFGYRVLKAEWKGSDESGHEITIKAIGNDDLSVVQQIIRHIKDEKGLALRSYNIESHDGLFQGYFYLNIRDAKGLNKLLNTMRGIKGVKSINRL
- a CDS encoding TlpA disulfide reductase family protein — encoded protein: MKKIVLFASILAIALAGCKGSKEEFKLTATNLPAELEGQYAYIYDDAREVVDSVMITNGTVSYTDEVALDKAYTMTIGGQPITFVKENGEFKFDMVTEEEGATPTLKCVSSPENSLYGKVVAMQDELKESLDPIYNRYQNVVSEIKENPELENEKIAEIEAIQNEYVTKANEIAKRYFEENKDNFVGLQAFRQIQFESNAEMMAAYESAGDLIKNNAPIKEQYEKAISAEKTKVGASFVDFDMVNGEGETVALSSFREEGKYLLVDFFASWCGPCKASMPTLKELDKNFSSKGLVTVSIATWDKVADYTKAVEEHGITWANIIDTESTGATVYGVAGVPTFILFSPEGEILVRTHDVNDVKSKLEELTSL
- the eno gene encoding phosphopyruvate hydratase encodes the protein MEIISIQGREIIDSRGNPTVEVDVALACGAFGRAAVPSGASTGVNEALELRDGDKGRFGGKGVLKAVENINTVIAPALLGEDASNQRRIDQLMLDMDGTKTKSNLGANAMLGVSLAVAKAAADALGMPLYRYIGGTNARVLPVPMMNIINGGSHSDAPIAFQEFMVRPIGAKNIRQAIQMGAEIFHELKSVLHDRNLTTAVGDEGGFAPSLDGTEDALNCILEAIKRAGYKAGEQVTIALDCAASEFYSDGTYDYTKFEGETGAKRNREEQVAYLTELINKFPIDSIEDGMSEDDWDGWRMLTEAIGDKCQLVGDDLFVTNVEFLRKGIVQKSANSILIKVNQIGTLTETLDAIEMAQRHGFTTITSHRSGETEDTTIADIAVATNSGQIKTGSMSRSDRMAKYNQLIRIEEELGDIACYGYEKLI
- the hutH gene encoding histidine ammonia-lyase produces the protein MKVTNIKRTIEGPMTFVIGKEDLRIDELEKLLATQNVKYELAPEAVARIEKCRNYLDEKVERTDHPLYGITTGFGSLCNISISMEDLTTLQENLVKSHACSYGELVPEPVVKLMLILKAHALSLGHSGVQVCTVERIVDMLNNDILPVVFDKGSLGASGDLAPLANLFLPLIGEGEVIYHGERMKSSDAYRNAGLETVTLKSKEGLALLNGTQFMSAHGVYALILGRRAMRAALGVAAISLESFDGLSAPFYHRLHEVRPHEGQQVVSEVMRDLLKGSKLQEKEKSQVQDPYSFRCIPQVIGASYDSWKYVSSVVEREINSVTDNPTIFPEEDVIVSGGNFHGQPLALVYDFLAIAMAEIGNISERRTAQLILGLHDLPEFLVARPGLNSGFMIPQYAAAAMVSRNKMYCFSAASDSIVSSNGQEDHVSMGANAATKLLPLLDNLFAILGIELMNGAQALALRGGEELTSASLQKLYKDFRTVVPKVEDDVVMYTLIDAAAQFVYDYDFKSL
- a CDS encoding cyclodeaminase/cyclohydrolase family protein produces the protein MVEDKENILLKDHTVEEFMDVTAGSEPVPGGGSVSALVGGISAALTQMVAGLTIGRKKYAEVDAEMRALVDKVDAIRAELVAGIDRDSEAYARVSEAYKLPKETDWEKGTRSEAIQEATKTAAAVPMEVAKVAFELIPLIETVVMKGNQNAITDGCIAMMSCRLAVLGALLNVRINLGGIKDEAFVKQYADTCDELEKAVEEAEKKILSHTYKQL
- the hutI gene encoding imidazolonepropionase, with product MKSLRDKNVGNVYIHNIGQLVTMAGSPRRGASEMGNIGIVEGPAVLVIQEGLVTYAGPEEGAPAISTGEERIDAKGGCVIPGFVDSHTHLVFGGFREDEFQWRLAGESYMSIMERGGGIASTTKATRGGSKEELTNSALRHLDAMLSMGVTTVEAKSGYGMDHDTEIRQLEVTQELNKRHPISLSSTYMGAHDTPLEYAGRPSEYIDFIIREMLPLVKERDLAECVDIFTEKNVFEHEDTRKLLKAATEMGFKVKMHADEIVPIGGAQLAAELGCLSADHLLKISEEGINALANSETVATCLPLTAFSLMDDYAPARAMIDAGCCVAVASDLNPGSCFSASVPLLIALSTIYMKMTVEETIAAMTINAAKAINRASEIGSLEVGKVGDAVILKYPSYKFLSYHFGMNLVDTTIKAGIPYKFK